The Vicugna pacos chromosome 2, VicPac4, whole genome shotgun sequence sequence aaaaatctttttttggaGGAGCAGATTGTTTAAAATATATCCTGAATACATTCATAATaaacatacatatgtaatttaaaaaatatacacactATGTATAGGTATATACTGATGGTCTGTGTGCTTTTTATCTTTCTACTGCAGATATGAGTATCATTGGGCAGATGGAACAAACATAAAGAAGCCTATTAAGTGCTCTGCACCAAAGTATATTGATTACCTGATGACTTGGGTTCAGGACCAGTTGGATGATGAGACATTATTTCCATCAAAAATAGGTATAACTGTTTTGTATAACTGGGATCCATCGTGATTTATGTAATTTCACACATTTCTAGGGCTTATTGGCTCTCTATTCCAGGAACCATGCTAAATTACCATACCTATCAAAATATTCCTAATGTTATATACTTTAAAGAGTCCTATCTTTTTTACACCAAGTTTGTCATGAACATTAAAGTAAACCTCCCTATAATTTTAAATGGTAAGAACTTCAGTGCATCTTGGATAGTAACAAATTTGGCCTGTGTTAGGAAAAAAAGAGACTAGACGTTGGATCATCTGCTGTAGTCATatccatttttttgtttgggAAGGGAGTTTATATGACTTAAACCAGTTATACATTATTCTTATGGCAAAGAGGGTTTTTGTATTCATGACCCACAGTGTGAACCTTACAAACTGTGAAGTCAGGCTAGGTGAGAAGAAAACAAGAAGATTTGAGGGGTGAGCCTGTTATCAACTGTGTGACACTtgcttttttaatatttgttcttAAGGAGGACTGACCTTTCAAGTGGAAATTGTTTACATTTAGACAGTTCATATGATTTTACCATGTCAAACTCTTTAGAactttgttttctgaaaaaattaagaatttgccCTTCTTGGCTTTTTGActgtattttatgctttttttagttttggggagaagtatgTGGTGGAGGAGACAGCAGTGtaaatatttgctgttattatgggttgttttaaacacatttattgaatgctttaaCTATTTGAAGCTTTTGTAATAAAAGGTCTACTACTTTTCTACACTGCATTTCTTATATACATAGTAATGGTTTGGGATAAGTGCCCTCATCTTATTTTTTATCTTCCATAATATATttgttaattttctattttaacccAATTTCagacttttagaaaatttgtaaGAATCGTGCAAAGAATCCTTATATATCCTTCTTCCAGATTCTTCAGTTGCCAACATTTTAACACAtttgatttctctctccctctccatctctccccaccccacattCTCTCTTTTTCCTAAACTGTTTGAGAGTAAGTTGCATATATGATGTCCCTTTACCTGTATGTGCTTCAATGTGTATTTCCTTAGAAAATCACAGTATAACCATCAAAATCAAGAAATTAACACTGATACAATACTGTTGTCCAATTTATACATCTTATTCAGATCTTTCAGTATTTCCTAGTCATAACCTTTATAGCAAAAGAAAATGtttgacatttattttcattcagtgcCATGTCTCTTTAGCCTACTTTAATGTGAAATACGTATACTTCAGTCTTTTTTGATCTTTCATGACCACTGACATTTTTTGAAGAGTGTAGGCATACTATTTTATATAGTGTTCCTTCATTTTGGTTTGTCTTATGTTTTCTTGTGACctatatactatttttaaatgagCAGTAGGCAATGTGATGACATTGAGTCCAGAAGTACTGGTGTTTGGTTGTGTTTTGCCAATCTGGATCATTTAGCCAGTTTAACAAAGGATAtggaattttgtatttttccagttttgtatttgtttaatgCTGTAAAAGTGCTCAATTCATAAAAGAAATCTCTCTAGTTGAGCAGAGACTGCAGCTAATTTCAGGTAAATGTAGATCTGGAGTAGTAATGAAAACATTtccatagaaaaaaatatattacagGCATTTTAAACAAAACTGAACATGATTAATACATTATTTGTGTTCAGCATAAGTAATCTGAAGATCTGAGTATGAGTTTTAGCCCCATTACCATCTTAGGCATTTATAAGTTTCATTTTGGTAAAGTGGTGATACATTAGAGACCTAAAGGGCTATGTTGAAGACTAGTTCTTATTCCATAGAAGTGTTAACGTTTATTATCATTCATGATATATTGAGAACATCTGAAAAGTACAACAGGTATATTAAGTAGTAATTCACAAATACTTCTTATTTTCAGCCTTGTCTTGGTAATTTATGTTACCATTTGCTGACAAACTCATATTGCTTTGCTCTTGTCTCTTGTTTTTAATAGAAGGGattgtgtatctattttctaGGTGTCCCATTCCCGAAAAATTTCATGTCTGTGGCAAAAACTATACTCAAACGCCTCTTTAGGGTTTATGCTCACATTTATCATCAGCATTTTGACCCTGTGATCCAGCTTCAGGAGGAAGCACATCTCAATACATCTTTcaagcactttattttttttgtccAGGTAAGTTGGATTAGGAGGTTGTTTTTCCTCAGTGAAAGCAGTTATCTGCAGTGTTATGAGGTGAATGAATCCACAACGTCAGGATAAAATTTGCCGTATCTCTCTTGTCTCCATCCTCTTTAATACATGCCATGATGACAGAGACTGGCCTTTGGTTTCTGATTCCATTGCAAGTCTACAGTGAATCTGAGAGGTCTTAGCTTGGATTTGCTTCAGTTCACAGGCCGTAATGGAGCAACTCAATATGAAACCTGGCTAGTTTGGTAGACATATACATGAACTTGGTCTCTGAGCACATCTCCTACTTCTCTTAACCCTCAGTTCCTGTCTACTCTGGACTTTCTTTAGCATACTCTGGCCTGGAAATGGACTCTTAAGTATCacacctttttttcttcctttttaaaacaatatatcaAGTAATTTTTAAGTTAGGTACTGTCCATTAttccaaagggggaaaaatgtcTCAAAGAACATTCATATTCCAGAAGTCCATTAATCTTTGATCTGCCTCCTTAGTTgacctcctctttcttctctctttagtTCTCAGAGAACTGGCCTTAGAGATGTAGACTTAGAGGAGTGAGGCTATTCTTGCCCTCCTATAATAATTACAGAACTAACAGGTAGGAGTGAAAAGGAGGTAGAAATGCATAAGCTGACCAActgtttttttggtggaggttgGAGAAGGGAGATGGTAAGCAGGAGAAGTCCAAGGCTTGAATCTGTGTTGTATTTGTATATCTGTGGGCATAAACTGATAATACTTTCCCTATGCCCatctccaaaaagaaaaatctgtctaTTTTCCCTCTATACACACTCCTCACACACAGGGCacacatttcatattttaatttcacCTATACAAACAAATTTTAGGAGATCATAACTTGCCAAAACTGTTGCTCTGAGCAGTTACTTTACTGTCGTATCGCTTCTACAGACACccatagaaacaaagaaaatgttaTCCTAAAGTTTGCATCCATGCTTTGGTTTAGGCAGAACATAACTGCTTGAGGTTTTAGTGGTTTGGGAGAGGATATTCTCCCACCAGACAGTTTTAGTTTTACCTTACTGTATGATAACTCCTAGCAAATAGAACGAGATTAACATGTGGCATTCTGAGATTCAGAATTCCCTGCCCACATGGTCCCAAGTGTATTTCTAGGGTCTATATGGATCTTTTCCTTTGGTTCTCTCTTTCGAGGGAAGGTCCTATCTCTGATGCATATCCATACCTCTAGACCTTAGGAATACCCAGATGGCAGTTGGTTGTAAGTTGCATGGACATTGTCTTTATAAGCCCGCCAGGATGTCCACACAAAGGGCATGTGAGGCCCTTTGAAGTGCAGGAGGAACTGGGGTTAGGTAGATCGGGGAGGTTTGCTGAGGACCAGGGACTGGCTCTTTATGTCACTGCTTTCCAGTACAGAATCCTGAACTATCTTAAGAATTCAAAATTTGAATCTGTTTCCTGGCCACTGTGAAGGTATACATATGTCAATGCAGGAGAATCAAATATATATTaacaatatattaatatattagtttaatgtaaaataaaataacttagtCATGTGATATATATCCATTTGTGTTCTTGGTCCAGACCCCACAAATTTTAGGAGTAGGCTTGCTATTAAGTACCTTTTAATGCTTCTCTCCAGTACTTACTGTAATGCTTGGCACATGGTGGATGCTAATAAATGAATATAACTGGGAACTCAGAAAGCCCCACCATGGCAGAATATCAAAAGATCAGAGGTTTGATAGCCTCTATTCGTTAGCCTTATAATTTATTGTTCAGGGGAAATCTATTCAGAATAGAATTTCAGAATGACTGTAGTGGAACTTCTAAAGACGTACATAAACACAGGCTTTCTTATTTGTTCTTTATaggattttatttatcatttgtggactccGTATTATTCATGCTATTCTCATACCACATATTATGGTAGCTTGCATGTATGTTCGTTTAGGACATAAACTAACTTATTTACTCTTCATATAGTACTGAAAGTTGCCTGAGATGCTAGATTTTTTAGACCCTGTTTCTTTGACAAATGGTGCCTAAGTTATTCCTTTTAACAGGAAGCAGCAACtctcatttattgagtgtttactttGTGTGAGGGATTACATGAAGTGGTTAACACACAGTATCACATTTAGTTCGTACAATAATCTTATTAGGTGGGAGGATTTAccctaaaatttttacagatataAAACATATCAGAAGTGGTTAATTGATTTGCCTGACACAGAGCtagggaatagaaaaaaaattcttttgaaaaaaCATCTGACAAATGTTAATGGAAATCTGTTTTGGAGTAAGATGTAAGTAATgcgtttttcctgtttcttctgcctCTGTCATGCATAGGAATTCAACCTTATTGATAGAAGAGAACTTGCACCACTCCAAGAACTGATTGAAAAACTCACCTCAAAGGACAGATAAAA is a genomic window containing:
- the MOB1B gene encoding MOB kinase activator 1B — translated: MSFLFGSRSSKTFKPKKNIPEGSHQYELLKHAEATLGSGNLRMAVMLPEGEDLNEWVAVNTVDFFNQINMLYGTITDFCTEESCPVMSAGPKYEYHWADGTNIKKPIKCSAPKYIDYLMTWVQDQLDDETLFPSKIGVPFPKNFMSVAKTILKRLFRVYAHIYHQHFDPVIQLQEEAHLNTSFKHFIFFVQEFNLIDRRELAPLQELIEKLTSKDR